One window of the Cydia fagiglandana chromosome 22, ilCydFagi1.1, whole genome shotgun sequence genome contains the following:
- the LOC134675543 gene encoding uncharacterized protein LOC134675543 isoform X2, which yields MYEKLTIKGELKYIPTQRKTLKEEAVPTIEHQFIPIPEHELQANTIHIEESFEPYPNQPKAEQQQQINAEQQELSEDQNDSNNLMDYEMIQQDFAEPLFSQYQDTNVTINPIENFKSKFRAFSLLPPFWLHAENPNGLEFMRMDPKTQKIKHHIRLNDDLTVTVIFPNNEQLPLKEKINSYDNTYDYLKSVERWPLCVGTQIDDNK from the exons atgtacgaaaagttaactattaaaggagagctcaaatatattcctacacaaagaaaaacgcttaaggaagaagctgtgcccacgattgagcatcagtttattcccattcccgaacatgaactccaagccaatactattcacatagaggaatctttcgaaccataccccaatcaacctaaggccgagcagcaacaacaaatcaatgccgagcaacaggaattatcagaagatcaaaatgattctaataatttaatggattatgaaatgatacaacaggactttgcggaaccattgtttagtcaatatcaggatactaatgtaacaattaatccaatagagaattttaaaagtaagtttcgggcattttcgttgttgccgcctttttggctacatgcagaaaatcctaatgggctggaatttatgcgaatggatccaaaaactcagaagattaaacatcatatacgtttaaacgatgatctaactgtcact gtaatttttcccaataatgaacaattgccactaaaggagaaaattaattcatatgacaacacctacgattacttaaaatcggttgaaagatggcctttgtgcgttggtactcagattgacgacaataagtaa